In the Juglans microcarpa x Juglans regia isolate MS1-56 chromosome 6D, Jm3101_v1.0, whole genome shotgun sequence genome, one interval contains:
- the LOC121233998 gene encoding protein DETOXIFICATION 49-like, with product MCQLSSSPTSGTECNSDQTNLSSNKPQQPDMFTPLIPPTLQHKNQHPHKTHLSLAVTEAKCIFNIAFPMVLTGLLLYFRSMISMLFLGHLNELALAGGSLAIGFANITGYSLLSGLAMGMEPICGQAFGAKRFKLLGLTLQRTVILLLLTSIPISFLWFNMKKILLFCGQKADIAAEAQSYILYSLPDLVAQSLLHPIRIYLRSQSITLPLTLCAAFSIFLHVPINYFLVYVLKLGIKGVALSGVWTNFNLVGSLVVYIAISGVYKKTWSGISSECFKGWKALLNLAIPSCISVCLEWWWYEIMILLCGLLLNPQATVASMGILIQTTALIYIFPSSLSFGVSTRVGNELGANHPQKAKLAASVGLSFSFVLGFSALLFAVSVRKTWASMFTQDAEIIALTSMVLPIIGLCELGNCPQTTGCGVLRGTARPKLGANINLSCFYLVGMPVAVWLSFYSGYDFRGLWLGLLAAQGSCVVTMLFVLARTDWDRQAQRAEELTGATVTIEDDDNHEDDDKLIKDESQDLSSPLGNVESSQNSLV from the coding sequence ATGTGTCAGttatcttcttctccaactTCTGGTACTGAATGCAATTCAGACCAAACAAACCTTTCCTCAAACAAACCACAACAGCCCGACATGTTCACCCCTTTGATCCCCCCAACACTTCAACATAAAAACCAACATCCCCACAAAACCCATCTTTCGCTTGCTGTCACTGAAGCCAAGTGCATATTCAATATAGCTTTTCCAATGGTACTTACCGGCCTTTTGCTCTACTTCCGCTCCATGATCTCCATGCTCTTCCTCGGCCACCTCAACGAGCTTGCTTTAGCCGGTGGTTCCCTCGCCATCGGATTCGCCAACATCACCGGTTATTCTCTTCTCTCCGGCCTTGCCATGGGAATGGAACCCATTTGTGGTCAGGCCTTTGGAGCCAAAAGATTCAAACTTCTTGGCCTTACCTTGCAAAGAACAGTGATTCTACTTCTACTGACTTCCATTCCGATATCGTTTTTATGGTTCAACATGAAGAAGATATTGCTCTTTTGTGGTCAGAAAGCCGATATTGCAGCCGAAGCACAGTCCTACATTCTTTATTCCCTCCCAGACCTCGTTGCACAATCTCTTCTGCACCCTATACGAATATACCTTCGTTCTCAATCCATAACTCTGCCTCTGACATTGTGTGCagctttttctatttttctccaTGTACCCATCAATTACTTTCTTGTTTATGTTCTAAAACTAGGAATCAAAGGCGTCGCTTTAAGTGGCGTCTGGACTAATTTCAATCTAGTAGGATCTTTGGTCGTCTATATTGCAATATCCGGCGTGTACAAGAAAACATGGAGTGGGATTTCCTCCGAGTGCTTCAAAGGCTGGAAAGCTCTCCTGAATTTAGCCATTCCAAGCTGCATTTCCGTTTGCCTAGAATGGTGGTGGTACGAGATCATGATTTTACTCTGCGGGCTTTTGCTCAACCCCCAAGCAACCGTTGCGTCGATGGGAATTCTGATTCAGACCACTGCTTTGATCTACATTTTCCCATCTTCTCTAAGCTTCGGTGTATCAACAAGGGTTGGAAACGAACTGGGTGCTAACCATCCCCAGAAAGCAAAACTCGCCGCAAGCGTTGGCCTCTCTTTCAGCTTCGTGTTGGGATTTTCAGCATTGCTTTTTGCCGTATCGGTTAGGAAGACATGGGCTAGCATGTTCACTCAGGACGCAGAGATTATAGCCTTAACATCTATGGTCTTGCCCATTATCGGTCTCTGCGAGCTCGGAAACTGTCCACAAACAACTGGTTGTGGCGTTCTGAGAGGAACAGCTCGGCCTAAACTGGGAGCCAATATCAACCTCAGCTGCTTCTATCTGGTCGGAATGCCGGTTGCAGTGTGGTTGAGCTTTTACTCCGGGTATGATTTCAGAGGACTTTGGCTTGGCCTTTTAGCCGCGCAAGGCTCATGCGTTGTGACCATGCTGTTCGTTTTGGCTCGAACCGATTGGGATCGCCAAGCCCAGAGAGCCGAAGAGCTGACGGGAGCTACCGTCACCATTGAAGATGATGACAACCACGAAGACGACGATAAGTTAATAAAGGATGAAAGTCAGGATTTAAGCAGTCCATTGGGTAATGTAGAGAGCAGCCAAAATTCACTAGTTTGA